One Branchiostoma floridae strain S238N-H82 chromosome 15, Bfl_VNyyK, whole genome shotgun sequence DNA window includes the following coding sequences:
- the LOC118432031 gene encoding pre-mRNA-splicing factor 38A-like — MANRTVKDAHSVKGTNPQYLVEKIIRSRIYESKYWKEECFGLTAELLVDKAMELKYIGGVYGGNIKPTPFLCLVLKMLQIQPEKDIIVEFIKNDEFKYVRCLGAMYMRLTGSSLDVFKYLEPLLNDYRKVKWMDSMGKLNLSHVDEFVDNLLREERSCDTILPRIQGRHVLEESNTLEPRVSLLDDDLEDVESSDEEMDAKETRRSPSPDYHRGSYRDLDRPRRSPSPRYRRSRSRSPHRRRSRSPRRSASPPRRHRSRSPPHRRRSRSRERRHRSRSPAARRRHRSRSASPHRSSKKHKDHKDHKEKKKEKKKDRDSHRDRGKGREVSKEELEIQEANALRAKLGMAPLRP, encoded by the exons ATGGCGAACCGAACTGTGAAAGACGCTCACAGCGTCAAGGGGACAAACCCGCAGTATTTGGTGGAGAAAATCATCAGATCGAGAATCTACGAATCGAAATACTGGAAGGAAGAATGCTTTGGTCTCACGG CCGAGCTACTCGTAGACAAGGCTATGGAGCTGAAGTACATCGGGGGTGTGTATGGGGGGAACATCAAACCCACCCCGTTCCTGTGCCTGGTGCTGAAGATGCTACAGATCCAGCCGGAGAAGGACATCATCGTGGAGTTCATCAAGAACGACGAGTTCAA GTACGTACGTTGTCTGGGAGCCATGTACATGCGACTGACGGGATCATCGCTGGATGTGTTCAAGTACCTGGAACCTCTGCTGAACGACTACAGGAAGGTCAAGTGGATGGACAGCATGGGGA AGTTAAACCTGTCCCATGTTGATGAGTTTGTTGATAACCTACTGAGAGAGGAGCGCAGCTGTGACACCATCCTGCCAAGAatacag gGTCGCCATGTCTTGGAAGAGTCCAATACACTTGAGCCAAGG GTGAGTCTTCTGGATGATGACCTTGAGGATGTGGAGTCCAGTGATGAAGAGATGGACGCCAAG GAAACCAGGCGATCACCATCCCCCGACTATCATCGTGGCAGCTACCGTGACCTGGACCGACCTCGGCGCAGCCCGTCACCACGATACCGGCGCAGCAGAAGCCGATCACCTCACAGAAG ACGTAGCAGATCTCCCAGAAGAAGCGCTTCTCCCCCCCGCCGGCACCGTAGCCGCAGCCCGCCGCACAGACGCCGCTCTCGATCTCGTGAGAGGAGACACAGGTCAAGGTCACCAG CAGCTCGCAGGCGCCATCGCTCACGATCAGCCTCTCCACACAG GTCATCCAAGAAGCACAAAGACCACAAGGATCacaaagagaagaagaaggagaaaaagaAAGACCGGGACAGTCACCGAGATCGAGGGAAGGGGAGAGAGGTGTCAAAGGAGGAGTTAGAGATTCAAGAAGCCAATGCCCTCCGTGCCAAACTGGGCATGGCCCCGCTGAGACCCTAG